GGTTTCCAGGCCCAGGCCGGTCCAGACGGCCGGGCGCTCGCGGGTGTCGGTGGGGGCAGTCTGCGCCGCCGCGAGGCTGCCGGTCAGCGGCAGCAGGGTCGCCAGAGTGGCTTTCAGTAAAGACATCTTCAGGTTTCTCATACTCCGGCCACTCTAGCAGCGTTCCCGGACGGCTAGCGCAACACATGAGGCGGCGGGAGCCACGCTGCCGTGACCCCCGCCGCGCCCGGGTGGGCGTTCAGTGCAGCAGGCCGATGGAACGGGCGCGGCTGACGGCCTCGGTGCGGTCCCCGGCGTCCAGTTTCGCGTACAGGCGCGCCAGGTGGTCCTTGACGGTATCCGGGCTCACGCCGAGGTTCTTGGCGATTTCCTTGTTGCTGTAGCCCTGGGCGAGCAGGGGCAGCACCTCGGATTCGCGGGGGGTCAGGCGGGGCACGTCCACGTGCGGCAGGCGGTCCACGTCGGGGTTCGCCACGATGTCACGCAGTTGCCGCGCCAGGCTTTCCGGGTCGGTTTCCTTGCTGACGTACCCGCGCGCCCCGGCGGCCCGCGCGGCCTGCACGATGGCGGGTTCGGCGAAGGTGGTGATCAGCACGCTGACCAGCCGGGGGTTGCTCTGCCGCAGGCGCTCGCAGACCTCGATGCCGGTCATGCCGGGCATCTTGACGTCCAGCAGCGCGGCGTCGGGTTGCAGGGCGCGGCAGGCTTCCAGGGCGCTCAGGCCGTCGCTGGCCTCGGCGACCACGTCGAATCCCTGGTGGATCAGCGCGTATTTCAGGCCCATGCGGAACAGCGGGTGGTCGTCGGCGATGACTAGTCTCATGGTGTTACCTCCGGCAGTGCGAGAGTGAAGCGGGTCAGGTCGGTCGGGCGGGCGTTCGCGGGAAGGTCAGGGTCGGGTGGCGCGGCGGGCTGGTGCGTGTGGGTGGCGCGGCCGGAGTGGGCGCGGTCGTAGTGCAGGTTCCCGCCGTGCGCCTCGGCGATGCGGCGCACGATGAACAGGCCCAGTCCGGCGGTTCCGGCGGTGTACTGCTTGCCGGCGATGGTGGTGGGTTGCGAGTTGAACGGTTGCGCCAGTTCGTCCAGCGGGCCGGACAGGCCCGGACCGTCGTCGGTCACCTGGATGCCCTGCGGGGTGACGCTCAGGGTCACGGTGCGGGCGGCGTAACGCAGGGCGTTCACGGTCAGGTTGGTCACGGCGCGGTCCAGCAGGCCGGGGTCCACGTCGGCGTGACCGTGGCCGTCCACGTGCAGGGTCAGGTGCGGGGCGGTCTGCGCGTCCAGCCGGGCGGCCACCTGATCGATCAGGGCGCGCAGGTCGGTGGGGACGGTGTGCACCTGCACGTCCTCCTGCTCGAAGCGGTGCGCGTCGGCCATCTGCTGCACCAGGGACAGCAGGCGTGTGGTTTCCGCCTGGATCTGCTGGCCGACTGCGCGGCGTTCCTCGTCGGGCAGTGGCAGGGTGGTCAGGGCGTGGGTCAGGTGCCCGGTGGCGATCAGCGGGGTCTTCAGGTCGTGGACCAGCGTGGCCATGAAGGCGTTGCGGCGGGCCTGTTCGGTTCCCAGGCGGCTGAGCAGGCCCGTGAACGCGCCGCGCAGCGCGAGGATCTCGCTGGGGTCGTCCGGGTGCGGCTGCGCGAAGTCACCGTGTTCGACCTCGGTCTGCAGGCGGCTGACGGCGCGCAGCAGCGTCCCGCTGAGCACGTACCCGACCAGCGCGCACAGGAAACCGACGACCAGCATCCAGATGGTCAGGGTGGAGGCGGGCACGCTGGGCTGCGCGGTGATGGTCAGGACCACGTTCGGCAGGAAGGCCAGCATGAAGATGACCAGCGTGAACTGCGCGCGCATCGTGCCACGTCCCAGTGGCCCACGTCCCTGCGGCCCGCGCCAGTACGGGCGGGAGGGGGTGGGGGTTGAGGCGCGGCTCATGGAACTCAGGGTACGTGCCGCGTTCTGACAGAACCGTCACGCCCGTACTGTTCCTTTCGGGAACTGTCAACCCCCCACCCCCGCCGGCGCCCCCCGGATGGTGAGCTGGTGCGCTGTTCGGGACTGATCACAGGCAGTGTGAAGTCCGCATCGGGCAATAGTTTCACAATATGGATTAATCGTGAAACTATTCACTTAGCGTATCCCGGGAAAGGGGAAGCAGGTCGCCCCACTTCCCCCATCCGTCAGGCGATCAGGCCTGGGGCTGCTGCAGCTGCGGGCCGTTCTGGGCCACGTAGCCTTCCAGGGTGGCGTAATCATCCTGGAAGTGCATCAGCACGCCGCCGAACAGCGTGTCGAAGGTCTCCTGGGGCATCTCGGCCAGGGTGGGGTAGAAGCCCACGTACTCCAGCCACACGTTGCCGTCCGCGTCGATGGAACGCGCGAAGGCACGCTCGCGGTTGCGGTCGTTGAGCATGTTCACGACCTCGTTGCGGCGGTCGTTGTACTGCTTCTGGGTCACGCAGGTGACTTCCAGGCGGCTGGTGTTGTTCGGGCCGTCGTTGACGCTGACCAGCACGGCCGCGTCACCCATCTCGAAACGCCAGCCCATGCGGATGAACCGCTGGCCGTTGTTCTCTTCCATGTCCAGCTGAACTTCTTTTTCCTTGAGGTACTTCGCAAGGGTATCCAGGGTCAGTAGAGCCGTTTCCATCGTCATTGAAACCATCCTCCTCGGGGGTGAAGCACATCAGTCGAAAGTGTCTGTCTGTGGTTGAAACCCGAACGATTCTAACACCTCTGCCGAGCCCGCCCCCGCGCAGATGGCGTTCCGGCCGCGCCGGTCCGCCCCGGCCCGCCGGAAAGAGCCGCCTAGCGCAGCACGTCCACCCGCACGGGCGCAACGCCCTCACCGAGAATGCCCAGCACCGACGCCGCCTCGCGGGACAGGTCGATAATCCGGGACGGCACCCCGAACGGCCCACGGTCGTTGATCAGCACGTCCACGCTGCGGCCCGTGCGTTCATGCGTGACCCGCACCCACGTCCCGAACGGCAGGGTCAGATGCGCGGCCGTCATGACCGTCCGCGCGTCCCGGCGGCCCCCGTAGTACACGGCCTGTCCCCGCTGCCCGGCCCCCTGCGCCGCCGTTCCCTGCTGCGGCGCCGCCATGGCCGCCACGCGCACGGTCGCCTGCGCCGCCGCGCCGCCTCCCGGCACGGTCAGCACGTCGCCCGGCCGCAGAAGCTGCGTGCGCCCGCCGTTCAGGTCCAGCAGCGCCTGCACGCTCACCCCGTGCGCCCGCGCGATCCCCCACAGCGTATCGCCGGACTTCACGCGGTACGACCCGGCCTGCGCCGACCCCAGCACGGCGGCCAGCATTCCGGCCGTCAGCGCCGCCGCCCGCACCCCCCGCACGGCGGGGCTGGTCACACGGTCTCCTTCTCGCTGCGGCTCAGGACCTCGAAGCCGTCATCGGTGACCAGCACCAGATCCTCGATGCGCACGCCGCCCACGTCCGGCAGGTACGCGCCGGGCTCGACGGTCACGATCATGCCGGGCCGCAGCACGTCCTCGCTGCTGCCGCGCAGGCTGGGTCCCTCATGGACCATCAGGCCCACCCCGTGCCCCAGCGAGTGCGCGAACGCCTCGCCCAGCCCGTGCCCGGTCAGGATGCCGCGCGCCAGGGCGTCCAGGTCCGCGCCGCTCACGCCGGGCCGCACCGCCCGCACCGCCGCCTCCTCGGCCTCCAGCACCGCGCGGTACACGCGGGCCATCTCGGGACTGGGGGTGCCCACCGCGACCGTGCGGGTCATGTCGCTGTTGTACCCGTTCAGGCGCGCGCCCATGTCCACCGTGACCAGCTCACCGTCCCCGATCACGCGGTCCGACGCCACGCCGTGCGGCATCGCCCCGCGCGGCCCGCTCGCCACGATGATCTCGAAGGCACTCTCGGCCCCCGCGCGGCGCAGCAGCGACTCGATCTCCAGCGCCACGTCCAGCTCGCGCACGCCCGCGCGGATCATGGGCCGCACCTGCGCGAACACCCGGTCGGCCAGCGCCTGCGCGTCCCGCACGGCCTGCACCTCGCCTGGCGTCTTGACCATCCGCAGTTCCGACAGCAGCCCGGCCGTGCCCACCAGCGTCGCCTGCGGCCAGTACGCCCGCAACTGCTCCAGCTCGGCCACGGTCAGGCTCTCGGCCTCGAAGCCCACGCGCAGGCCCGCGAGGCCCGGCGCGGCGTGCTCCAGCGTGGCGGGCGGCCGCGCAATGAACGTCGGCACGCGCGACTCCTGCCCTGCCTGCACCGTGTACCGCGCGTCGGTGTACAGCGTCTCGCCCTGCGGCGTGACCAGCACCTTGCCGTCCTTGCCGCTCGTGAATCCGCTCAGGTACCGCACGTTCGCCGCGTCGCTGATCCACAGGGCGTCCACTCCGGCGCGGCCCATGACGGCGCGCAACTGCTCCAGTTGACTCATAAGCGGCAAAGTAACACGCGTCACCCCGGCCCGTCTGCCCGCCCGGCGGCTGCCCCCGGCCCCCGCGCCGGTCAGGCCGGGCCGCCGGAATGCTGTACAGTACGGGCAATCCCGCCTTCAGGCCCGCCCCGACTGTCCCCGCACTGGAGACAGCGTGAGCGGGATCACCTGCCATGCGCTTATACTCGTTTATCGGGACAATCGACACGGCCTTTCATCAGGTCCGACAACACCCCCAAGGAGGGATCACCGTGAAACTTCACGAGTATCAGGGTAAGGAAATTCTGCGCCAGTTCGGCGTCAACGTTCAGGACGGCAAGGTCGCCCGCACCCCCGACGAGGTGCGCGCCATCGCCCGCGAGTACGGACAGCCCGTCGTTGTCAAGGCCCAGGTGCACGTGGGCGGACGCGGCAAGGCCGGCGGCGTGAAATTCAGCCCCACCGAAGACAAGGCCTTCGAGAACGGCGAGAAGATCCTCGGCATGGACATCAAGGGCCTGACCGTCAACAAGGTTCTGGTCACCAAGGCTGTCGACATCGACGCGGGCGTCGAGTACTACGTCGGCATGATCGTCGACCGCAACGTGCAGAGCTTCACCCTGATGGCCAGCGCCGAGGGTGGCATGGAAATCGAGGAAGTGGCCGCCGCCACCCCCGAGAAGATCATCAAGCACCGCGTCGACCCCGTCACGGGCCTGCGCCCCTACGAGGCGCGCGAGGTGGCCATCAAGGCCGGCTTCAAGGGCAACCTGAACAAGATCGCCGACATGATGGTCAAGATGAGCGAGGCCGCGCTGAAGCGTGACGCCGTGCTCGTCGAGATCAACCCGCTGTTCGTCGGCCCCGACGGCATCCCGCTCGCGCTCGACACCAAGTTCGAGATCGACGACAACGCCATGTACCGCCACGCCGACCTCGCCGACTGGCGCGAACTGGAAGCCGAGCACCCCCTCGAAATCGAGGCCAGCAAGTACGGGTTCGCCTACGTGAAACTCGACGACGGCAACGTCGGCGTGCTGGGCAACGGCGCGGGCATCGTGATGACCAGCCTCGACGTGGTCAACCGCGCCGGCGCCAAACCCGCCAACTTCCTCGACATCGGCGGCGGCGCCAAGGCCGAGATCGTGTACAACGCGGTCAAACTGGTCAGCAAGGACACCGACGTCAAGGCCATCTTCATCAACATCTTCGGCGGCATCACCCGCGCCGACGAGGTCGCCAAGGGCGTCATCCAGGCCCTGAACGACGGCATCCTGACCAAGCCCGTGCGCATGCGCATCGCGGGCACGGCCGAGGACGAGGCCAAGGCGCTGCTCGCCGAGGTGGGCAGCCCCCTGATCCAGATGTACGCCACCATGTTCGAGGCCGCCGACGAGGCCGCCAAGGACGCCAACGCCGCGGAGGGCAAGTAATGGGCATTCTCGTTGACAACAACAGCCGCGTCATCGTGCAGGGCATGACCGGACGCGAAGGTGCGAGCCACAGCCGCGCCATGAAAGACTTCGGCACGCAGGTCGTCGCGGGCGTCACGCCCGGCAAGGGCGGCACCGACTTCGAAGGCTGGCCCGTGTACAACAGCGTCGCCGAGGCGAAAGCCGCGCACGACGCCAACGTCAGCATCATCTTCGTGCCGCCCGCCGGCGCCGCCGACGCCGTGCTGGAAGCCGCGCACGCCGGCATGCCCCTGATCGTCCTGATCACCGAGGGCGTGCCCACCGTCGACATGATGAAGGCCGTGCAGGAAGTCAAGACGCTCGACGCGCAGAGCCGCGCCGAGGGCGGCCAGGGCATCCGACTGATCGGCGGCAACTGCCCCGGTCTGGTCACCAACGGCCAGGCGAAAGTCGGCATCATGCCCAACAAGATCTACACCAACCCCGGCCGCATCGGCCTGATCAGCCGCAGCGGCACCCTGACCTACGAGGCCGCCAAGCTGCTGAACGACGCGGGCATGGGCACCAGCACCACCGTCGGCATCGGCGGTGACCCCGTGATCGGCACGACCTTCGCGGACGTGCTGCCCCTGTTCGAGGCCGACCCCGACACCGACGCCATCGTCGTGATCGGCGAGATCGGCGGCGCGGACGAGGAAGCCGCCGCCGAGTACATCGCCCAGCACATGAAGAAGCCCGTCGTGGCCTTCATCAGCGGCCGCAGCGCGCCCAAGGGCAAGCGCATGGGTCACGCCGGCGCGATCATCATGGGCGACGTGGGCACCCCGGAAAGCAAACTGGCCGCGTTCGCCGCTGCGAACGTCCCGGTCGCCGACACCATGCCCGAGATCATCGACATGGTCAAGGCCGCTCTGAGCAAGTAAACCAGAGGACACGCAGGCCCGGCTCACCCCAGTGGTGGGCCGGGCCTGTTCATGTGACGGGGATGAACGGTGCGTCCACCTGCCGTCACACGCCGGTCAGACTCGCGCGTAGACTGTGGGTATGAACCTGCGATCCCTCCTGATCACGATTTCTCTCCTGTCTGCCGGGCAGGCCCTGGGGCTGACCATCCGCGGAAGCGTGGAGGGCAGCGGTCCGGACGACACGCGCGTGGCGGGGTTCGTGGTATCGCCGTTCGGGCAGGCGGTCGAGGAAGTGACCAGCGTGCCCCTGGAGAATGGCCGGTTCGTGCTGGAAATCCCGACCACGGCCCCCACGGCGCGCGCGCAGGTGGACCTGACGCCGCAGAACGTCACGTGGCCCGGCGTGATCGACCCGGTGCAGGTGTCCGGGCAGGCCCGCGTGGCCGAGCTGAAGTTCTTCGTGTACCGCGACGTGAACAACAACGGTCGCCGCGACGACAACGAACCCCTGCGGGACGTGCTGCCCAGCGTGGGCCGCGCCACCCTGTTCGTGGCATGGGTGAACACTGACGTGACCGTGAAGGCCAGCAAGGGCTACGCCGCGACCCTGAAACGCGGCTGGAACGCCCTGATCGTGGACGTGGGCCGGGCGGTGGCCGTGCAGCCGTTCAGTGATTCCACGGTCGTCACCGTGCGTCTGACCCGCTGAAGCGCCGCGCCGCCAGTGCAGGCGAGCGCCAGAGCGTGAGGGAGGGGTGAATCGCCTCTCCCTGCCTTCTGTGTCCTCTGATACGGACTCCGATTGAATGGGCTGCAAAGCCCGTTCAATCCGAGCGGATGCGAGCAGGAGAAAAACGGGTTCCGGACGTGGAGCCGGCAATCCGGTGAAGTTCCGGATTGTTGGCGAAACAAACGGAATCCGTATGACAGCGGTCAAACGGACTGCTGTTGTAGGGAGGACGGCAGCCCGGCAGGCATCCTGAATAGAGGCAACAAATATTTCACGAACTGGATTAATCGTGAAACTATTCACTTGCTTCTGTGCAGTTGCCCGGGAGCAGGGAAGACCCCACCCCCACCCGACTCAGGCCAGCGCGCCCGCGATGGTCCGCTCGTACGCCCGGATGTACTGCGGCACGATCTGACTCTGATGAAACTTCGTCAGCGCAGCCTGACGGCCCGCCGCGCCCATCTGCAGGTACAGGTCGCGGTTGCGCAGGATCTTCAGCGCCGCGTCCGCCATGGTGTCCACGTCACCCACGTCCGCCATGAACCCGGTCACGCCCTGCTCCACGACCTCCGGAATGCCGCCCGCGTTCGACGCGACCACCGGCACCTCGCAACTCATGGCTTCCAGCGCTGCCAGCCCGAAACTCTCCTGACTGCTGGGCAGCACGAACAGGTCACTGATGCCCAGCACCGTCTCCACATCCGGGAATGACCCCAGGAAATGCGTGCGGCCGATCACGCCCAGCTGCCGCGCCAGTTCGAACACGCGGGGCCGCTCGGGGCCGTCCCCGATCATCAGCAGCCGCGCCGGAATCTCGCTCGCCACCCGAGCGAACACCTGCACCACATCCTCGGCCCGCTTGATCGGCCTGAAGTTACTGACGTGCACCAGCAGCGCCTCGTCCGGATGCGCGAACCGCGCCCGCACCGCCGGGTCCGTCACCCGCACGAAGCGGTCACTGTCCACGAAGTTGTGAATCACCTCGATCTCGCGGTCCAGGCCGAACACCTCCTGCGTGTGCTGTGCCAGGTAACGCGACACGGCCGTCACGTGATCACTCTTCTGAATGGCGTGCCGGGTCGTGTGCCGGAACGCGGGTTCCAGGCCCACCAGCGTCACGTCCGTGCCGTGCAGCGTGGTCATCACCCGCGTGCGGCCCGAGATGGCCCGCGCGTGAATGGCGGCCGTGGCATGCGGAATGGCGTAGTGCGCGTGAGACAACTCCAGGTCGTGCTCCAGGATCACCTCGGTCAGGGTGTTCGCGGCGGCCAGTTCCGGGTACGGCTGATCGAACAGCGCGTACGCGTACCCGCTCACCTGATGAAAGTACGGGCCGCGCATCCCGCCGTGCCCGCCCAGCCGGAACGGTTGCGCCGACCCCACGAAGTGCACCTCGTGCCCGGCACGCGCCACCTGCAACCCCAGTTCGGTCGCCACGACCCCGGACCCGCCCGCGCTGGCGTGGCACAACACCGCGACCTTCACCGCGTCCGCCCGTGAATCTGACTGCGTTTCTCATGCTTCATGACTGCGGAGTATAGACGGCCCCAGCCCACGCAAACGTCGCCCTGAACGCCATCCAGCCCACACCGCGCCGCGCCGCCCGCCAGACAGAACCCTGACAGTTCCGTGTATGAAGACCACCCGCCGGGCAGCAAGCCGAAAATCTCACAGTGACCGGCCCCCGTAACGACTACAACACAGGTATATGATTGCCGTCGTCACCGACTCCACCTGCGACCTGCACCCCGACAGTGCCCGGCAACTCGGCATTCAGGTCATCCCACTTCAGGTGCGGATGAACGACCGCACCCTCCTCGACTGGCAGGAAGTCGACCCGGACGCCGTGTACGACCACATGCGCGCCGGAGGGAACGCCACCACCTCACCCATCAGCGCCGACACCTTCGCCGCCCGCTACCGCGACCTGCTACAGACGCACGACAGCATCCTGAGCATTCACATCTCAGGCAAACTCTCGGAAACGGTGCGGCACGCCCGGCAGGCCGCCGAGACGCTCGGCATGACCGACCGCATCCTGATCGTCGACAGCGAACTCGCCAGCGGTCCCCTCGCCGAGGCCGTCCTGGCCGCCCGCGACGCCATCTGGGCCGGAGCGGACCTTCAGGCCGCCGCGCAGGCCGTCCACACCGCCCGCACCCGCATGCACTCCGAACTGAGCGTCGCCAGCCTCGAGTACCTGCGCCGCAGCGGCCGTATCGGGCGCGCGCAGGCGTTCCTGGGCAACATGATGTCCGTGCGGCCCATCCTGAACTTCGAGCACGGCGAACTGAAAGCCGTGCGCCGCGCCAAGGTCGACCAGGCGACCGGCGAGATGCTGACCACCCTGCGCGAACGCTTCGGCACGCAACCCCTGAGCGTCACCATCATGCACGCCGGACGCGACACCGCCCGCATCAACGCCCTGCGCGACGCCATGACCACCAGCGGCCTGAACGTCCACAAGGGCCGCGTGCAACTCATGGGTCCCGTCATCGGCGCGCACGTCGGCCCCGGCACGTACGGATTCACCGCCATCCCCATCGAAAGCTGAACCGCCCGGAAGAACAGGCAGGGGGGCCGCGTCACGACTGGACGCGGCCCCTCTGCACTGCCATGCTCATACGGACTGCCGTTTGTTTCGTTAACAGATCGGAACACCACCGATCTGTTAACTCCATGTCCGACAGCCCGCTTCGACTCCTGCTCGCATCCGCTCGGATTGAACGGGCTTTGCAGCCCATTCGATCCGAGTCCGTATCAGTTGTGGCTGGTCGTCTCCAGGCGTTCCAGGTAGGCCGTTCCGCCTTCGAGTTCCGCCTCGAACCCGCCGCCCGCGCCGAACACCAGCGTCTCGGCGAGCGTCTCGCTCATCAGGTACTCCTGCCAGACTTCGGCGGCCTCGCGGGCGTCGCCCTGAAGGTCCAGGTGCAGGCTGATGCGGTCCTGCACCTCGAACCCGGCCTTCTTGCGGGCGTCCTGCACGCCGCGCACCAGGTCGCGGGCGAGGCCCTCGAGTTCCAGTTCGCGCGTCAGGGTCGTGTCGAACGCGACGAGGTACCCGGCTTCCTCCTGCGCCGCGAAACCTTCGGGGGACTGGGCGTCCACGAGGACCTCGTCCGGCCCGAGTTCGAAGCGTTCGCCGGTGGGTGCCACGACCTCGAACTGCTTGCCGTCCCGGACGAACCGGGCGATCTCGCTGGCGTCGGCGGCGGCCAGCGCGGCGCGGACCTGCGGGACGGCCTTCCCGAACTTCTTGCCCAGCAGTGGCAGGTTGGGGCGCAGCACGTAACTGACCAGTTCGGCGTACTGGTCGATCAGTTCGACCTCCTTGACGTTCAGTTCCTCCTTGATCTGCTCCGCGAACCGCCCCAGGGCCTGTGTCTGCTCGGCGCTGCGGGCGCGCAGCATGACTTTCGGCAGCGGCTGACGCTGGCGCAGGCTGGTCTTCCCGCGCACGGCGCGGCCCAGGCTCACGACGCGCAGCACGGCGTCCATCTCGCCCACCAGCACGGGCGCAGCCAGCGCCCCGTCCACCACGGGCCACGCGGCGAGGTGCACGCTCTCGGGCGCGCTGTCGTCCACGCTGCGCACGAGGTTCTGGTACAGCGTCTCGGCCAGGAACGGCGTGAACGGCGCGGTCAGCAGCGTCACGGTCTTCAGCGCGTGGTGCAGCGTGGCGTACGCGGCAGTGTCCACCGCGCCGTCACCCGCCCAGAAGCGGCGGCGATTGCGCCGCACGTACCAGTTGCTCAGGTCCTCGGTCACGAAGTCCTGAAGCGCGCGGCTCGCGCCGGTCGGATCGTAGTTCTCCAGGGCGGCCGTCACGGTCTCCACCAGCGCCTGCACCTTCGCCAGCAGCCAGCGGTCCACCTCGGGCCGGTCGGCGGGGGCGGGCGCGGCACTCAGGTCGGGCCGGTCGAGGTTCGCGTACAGCACGAAGAACGAGTACGTGTTCCACAGCGTCAGGAAGTACGAGCGGAACGCCTCGCCGACGAGGTTCATGCCGAAGCGGCGGCTCAGTTCGGGCGGCGCGCTGACGTACATGTACCAGCGGGCGGCGTCCGCGCCGTACTGTTCGAACACGTCCCAGGGGTTCACGACGTTCCCCTTGCTCTTGCTCATCTTCGCGCCCTTCTCGTCCAGGATGTGCCCGGAGCAGATGACGCTCTTGTACGCCACGGAGTCGAACACCATCGTGCCGATCTGGTGCAGGCTGTTGAACCAGCCGCGCGTCTGGTCGATGGCCTCCGCGATGAAGTCGGCCGGGAAGCCGCCGTTCTCGAACTTTTCTTTGTTCTCGAAGGGGTAGTGGTGCTGCGCGAAGGGCATGCTGCCGCTGTCGTACCAGACGTCCATCACGTACGGCACGCGCCGGAAGGTCTTGCCATCTGCCTCGAAGGTGATGTCGTCCACGAACGGCCGGTGCGGGTCGAAGTCGGGTCCCGTCAGTTCGGGGCGGCCGCTCAGTTCGGCCAGTTCGGCGTAACTGCCGACCACGCGGTACTCGCCGTCCTCGGCCTCCCACACGGGCATCGGTGTGCCCCAGTAACGGTTGCGGGACAGGTTCCAGTCGATCAGGTTCTCCAGCCACCCGCCGTAACGGCCGTTGCGGATGTGCGCGGGGTGCCAGTCGATCGTCCCGTTCAGTTCGATCAGGCGTTCTTTCAGGCGGGTGTTGTTCAGGTACCAGCTCTCGGTCGCGTAGTACATCAGCGGCGTG
The genomic region above belongs to Deinococcus seoulensis and contains:
- the ileS gene encoding isoleucine--tRNA ligase, which translates into the protein MTTDKKTLFTPVQGNPNFPALEQDTLAWWQDRRIFERSLEQTRGGSVFTFFEGPPTANGQPGVHHVQARSFKDLFPRFRTMQGYHVPRKAGWDTHGLPVELGVEKKLGLNSKREVEAYGIDRFNAECRASVFEYEAEWRRFTERMGYWVDLDDAYMTLHRDYIESIWWSVKNLNDKGLLYKGFRVAPYCPKDGTTLSNAEVSEGYKDIQDPSVYVPFRLTDPASLGLEDGAAFLVWTTTPWTLPYNVGVAIHPDFEYVAARDKDGNVLILAASLKNEVLGEDAEVVRTFKGSELERVAYQPLFTEAYEAEGEGKPVWMSGLDTYVSDSDGTGIVHTAPAFGEDDMRLARNYGFPVIVGVDETGKHRFGPWAGVFFRDANNEIVRDLRARGLMWKEKNFLHAYPHCWRCGTPLMYYATESWYLNNTRLKERLIELNGTIDWHPAHIRNGRYGGWLENLIDWNLSRNRYWGTPMPVWEAEDGEYRVVGSYAELAELSGRPELTGPDFDPHRPFVDDITFEADGKTFRRVPYVMDVWYDSGSMPFAQHHYPFENKEKFENGGFPADFIAEAIDQTRGWFNSLHQIGTMVFDSVAYKSVICSGHILDEKGAKMSKSKGNVVNPWDVFEQYGADAARWYMYVSAPPELSRRFGMNLVGEAFRSYFLTLWNTYSFFVLYANLDRPDLSAAPAPADRPEVDRWLLAKVQALVETVTAALENYDPTGASRALQDFVTEDLSNWYVRRNRRRFWAGDGAVDTAAYATLHHALKTVTLLTAPFTPFLAETLYQNLVRSVDDSAPESVHLAAWPVVDGALAAPVLVGEMDAVLRVVSLGRAVRGKTSLRQRQPLPKVMLRARSAEQTQALGRFAEQIKEELNVKEVELIDQYAELVSYVLRPNLPLLGKKFGKAVPQVRAALAAADASEIARFVRDGKQFEVVAPTGERFELGPDEVLVDAQSPEGFAAQEEAGYLVAFDTTLTRELELEGLARDLVRGVQDARKKAGFEVQDRISLHLDLQGDAREAAEVWQEYLMSETLAETLVFGAGGGFEAELEGGTAYLERLETTSHN